A single region of the Mycobacterium lentiflavum genome encodes:
- a CDS encoding SDR family NAD(P)-dependent oxidoreductase, translated as MQKFAGKVAVVTGAGSGIGQALAVELGRAGASLAISDVNTEGLAQTEEQLKAIGAPVKTDRLDVTEREAFLAYADEVKDHFGKVNQIYNNAGLTHIGTLEVTDFKDIERVMDVDFWGVVNGTKAFLPHVIASGDGHIINISSVLGVMALPGQVAYVSAKFAVRGFTEALRQEMAVAGHPVGVTVVHPGGVKTSFGTNAVVAEGMGIDHDKMLENFDQQVAKTTPQQAAQTIIAAVGKNKARVLIGADAKSADLLVRVAGTRYHELLFGGPGLLGRLTTFGRRLLARKR; from the coding sequence ATGCAGAAGTTCGCCGGCAAGGTCGCCGTCGTGACTGGCGCGGGTTCGGGCATCGGTCAGGCGCTGGCCGTCGAGCTCGGCCGCGCGGGTGCGAGTCTTGCGATCAGTGATGTCAACACCGAAGGACTGGCGCAGACCGAAGAGCAGCTGAAGGCGATCGGTGCCCCGGTCAAGACCGACCGGCTCGACGTCACCGAGCGCGAGGCCTTCCTGGCCTACGCCGACGAGGTCAAGGATCACTTCGGCAAGGTCAACCAGATCTACAACAACGCGGGACTCACCCACATCGGCACCCTCGAGGTCACCGACTTCAAGGACATCGAACGGGTGATGGACGTCGACTTCTGGGGAGTCGTCAACGGCACCAAAGCCTTTCTCCCCCATGTGATCGCGTCCGGGGACGGCCACATCATCAACATCTCCAGCGTGCTCGGGGTGATGGCGCTGCCCGGTCAGGTCGCCTACGTCTCGGCCAAGTTCGCCGTCCGCGGATTCACCGAGGCGCTGCGCCAGGAGATGGCGGTGGCCGGCCATCCGGTGGGGGTGACCGTGGTACACCCGGGCGGCGTCAAGACCTCGTTCGGCACCAACGCCGTCGTTGCTGAGGGCATGGGCATCGACCACGACAAGATGCTGGAAAACTTCGATCAGCAGGTGGCCAAGACCACGCCGCAACAGGCCGCTCAAACCATCATCGCCGCGGTGGGCAAGAACAAGGCCCGGGTGCTGATCGGTGCCGACGCGAAATCCGCGGACCTGTTGGTCCGCGTGGCCGGTACGCGATACCACGAACTGCTGTTCGGTGGGCCGGGGCTGCTGGGCCGGCTGACGACCTTCGGGCGCCGGCTGCTGGCGCGCAAGCGCTGA
- a CDS encoding SDR family NAD(P)-dependent oxidoreductase gives MQGFAGKVAVVTGAGSGIGQALAVELGRSGASLAISDVNAEGLAQTEEQLKAIGAPVKTDRLDVSEREAFLAYADAINEHFGKVNQIYNNAGIAFTGDIEVTQFKDIERVMDVDFWGVVNGTKAFLPHLIASGDGHVVNISSVFGLFAVPSQAAYNAAKFAVRGFTEALRQEMWVAGHPVKVTTVHPGGIKTGIARNATAAEGIDAAELAKVFDKRMASTSPEKAAKIILEGVRKNKPRVLVGTDAKVLDALVRLTGPGYQRLFGPVTHRFLPSGKR, from the coding sequence ATGCAGGGGTTTGCCGGCAAGGTCGCGGTGGTCACGGGCGCGGGTTCGGGTATCGGTCAAGCACTGGCCGTCGAGCTCGGCCGTTCGGGCGCCAGCCTGGCGATCAGTGACGTCAACGCCGAAGGACTGGCGCAGACCGAAGAACAGCTGAAGGCCATCGGCGCCCCGGTCAAGACCGACCGGCTCGACGTGAGCGAGCGCGAGGCCTTCCTGGCCTACGCCGACGCGATCAACGAACACTTCGGCAAGGTCAATCAGATCTACAACAACGCCGGCATCGCTTTCACCGGCGACATCGAGGTCACCCAGTTCAAGGACATCGAACGGGTGATGGACGTCGACTTCTGGGGAGTCGTCAACGGCACCAAGGCTTTTCTCCCCCACCTGATCGCCTCCGGGGACGGCCACGTCGTCAACATCTCCAGCGTGTTCGGGCTGTTCGCAGTGCCCAGCCAGGCCGCCTACAACGCGGCCAAGTTCGCGGTGCGGGGCTTCACCGAGGCGCTACGCCAGGAGATGTGGGTGGCCGGGCATCCGGTGAAGGTGACCACGGTGCACCCGGGCGGCATCAAGACCGGGATCGCGCGCAACGCCACCGCCGCCGAAGGAATCGACGCGGCCGAACTGGCCAAGGTGTTCGACAAGCGGATGGCCAGCACCAGCCCGGAGAAGGCCGCGAAGATCATCCTGGAGGGCGTTCGCAAGAACAAGCCCCGGGTACTGGTCGGCACGGACGCCAAGGTGCTCGATGCCCTGGTGCGGCTGACCGGCCCGGGCTATCAGCGGCTGTTCGGGCCCGTCACGCACCGGTTCCTGCCGAGCGGCAAGCGGTAG